From a single Calothrix sp. NIES-2098 genomic region:
- a CDS encoding ABC transporter-related protein: MIEVEHLSKIYGSTPAISDVTFSVEPGEILGFLGPNGAGKTTTMRILAGYLPATKGTAKIAGFDVHDNSLAVRQRIGYLPETPPLYPEMTVEGFLHFVARIKGVPAGDRNNKVQAAIGRCNLDDKRKVIIRKLSKGYRQRVGIAQAIVHDPPAIILDEPTVGLDPRQIIEVRNLIKSLAGTHTIILSTHILPEVSMTCSRVAIINRGKVVATNTPENLMTQLTGGSGYEIEIEGEAALAKQVLQNISGVSLVESIPAVGSHHPPQANRSYLRVISQPGTEPGKDIVTTVVRAGFALHEMRRVSATLEDVFLQLTTEEKNLESIEDSAISEGEAA, from the coding sequence ATGATTGAAGTTGAGCATCTGAGTAAAATATACGGTTCTACCCCAGCGATTTCTGATGTGACTTTTAGCGTCGAACCTGGGGAGATTTTAGGCTTTTTGGGGCCGAATGGCGCTGGTAAAACTACTACTATGCGGATTTTAGCCGGTTATTTACCGGCAACCAAGGGTACGGCGAAGATTGCAGGCTTTGATGTCCACGATAATTCTTTGGCTGTGCGGCAACGCATTGGTTATTTACCGGAAACACCGCCGTTATATCCAGAGATGACGGTGGAAGGATTTTTGCATTTTGTCGCCAGAATTAAGGGCGTACCCGCAGGCGATCGCAATAATAAGGTACAAGCTGCGATCGGGCGTTGTAATTTAGATGATAAGCGCAAAGTAATCATCCGCAAGCTTTCTAAAGGATATCGTCAAAGGGTAGGGATTGCGCAGGCGATCGTCCACGATCCACCAGCAATTATCTTAGATGAACCGACGGTAGGACTTGACCCCCGGCAAATCATTGAGGTGCGAAATTTAATTAAAAGTCTCGCTGGAACCCATACAATCATTCTTTCTACCCATATTCTCCCAGAAGTTAGCATGACCTGTAGCCGCGTTGCGATTATCAATCGCGGTAAGGTAGTTGCCACCAACACACCAGAAAATCTCATGACACAGTTGACAGGTGGCTCTGGTTATGAAATAGAGATTGAAGGAGAAGCCGCCCTGGCAAAACAAGTACTGCAAAATATATCGGGTGTGAGTCTGGTAGAATCAATTCCGGCAGTGGGAAGTCATCACCCACCGCAAGCAAACCGTTCTTATTTGCGGGTGATATCGCAACCGGGAACCGAACCGGGAAAGGATATCGTAACAACAGTGGTGCGTGCGGGATTCGCTTTACATGAAATGCGGCGTGTCAGCGCTACCTTAGAAGATGTGTTCTTGCAACTGACGACAGAAGAAAAGAATTTAGAGTCGATAGAAGACTCAGCAATATCAGAAGGAGAAGCCGCGTAG
- a CDS encoding protein prenyltransferase, alpha subunit, with protein MFRRLWRWFKRLIQQLLGRKKPISPSLAAQETREIRRQWTDAEYKSFFLQLLAGVNEKGWSRGRVKGFLDANRINQANLVEWLRGFGERLLASATENDELATRMMRLGELSVGEVSDVAYDIGRRLLRWEEETNRQDAEDAEEEAAINITDDAQAWFNQGNEQFISGDFVGAIASYDNALKFKPDFYEAWISRGVALDNLGQFESAIASYDNALKFKPDYHEAWYNRGVALGNLGQFESAIASYDNALKFKPDFYKAWINRGVALDNLGQFESAIASYDNALKFKPDFYKAWINRGVALDNLGQFESAIASYDNALKFKPDFYEAWINRGVALVNLGQFESAIASYDNALKFKPDYHEAWYNRGNAAGNSVSCDQLLAFSSTIATQNPQLNQRGYEGRVASYEEGLKYCQQNTHPEGWGILHQAIGNAHYFRGRGDSHPRSYWYKAVKSYNEALKTLTAEDFPELHLEVLRYLIRVQLNLGEKAKAEELQRRGKDVLRRLLDECKSPAKKQQLALKLAGFQQFTVDLAVQSGDWCAALELAEQGKNACLSWLLDGWSDESPKWVEMKELLNPNTAIVYWHLSPAALHTFILKHNTPSPLVLGETLLNPTQRLRDFENWVKTWNEKYADYRKGKDKQSAEAETWRDKLPAMLNELDKILDINAVVSQISDITQLILIPHRDLHRFPLHALFPPEFTISYLPSAQIGINLQKLRQTNLGTIHELPLLSVEYPNSKDLPQLPHAVLESAVITQLFNNPKTQEIPGEDATNATVKTSLKDGYNVFHFTGHSTYNFHNPKKSALALSGEEFLTLEEICNIENLSKYQLVSLSSCETAITGNQTITAEYAGLVSAFLSQGVTDVVSSLWSLTDEASSFLMIYFYWQIKKGKSPVVALNQATKWLRNLTFRKLESIYRVIFAKLPSDETVIRPFIRRKLNQMNVMEVSSKKQKRFEHPYYWAGFINTGGFNL; from the coding sequence ATGTTCAGGCGGCTTTGGCGATGGTTCAAAAGGTTGATTCAGCAATTATTGGGCAGAAAAAAGCCTATTTCTCCGTCATTAGCAGCGCAGGAAACCAGAGAAATACGCAGACAATGGACAGATGCGGAGTATAAATCGTTCTTTCTCCAGTTGTTAGCGGGAGTTAATGAGAAAGGCTGGAGTCGGGGACGGGTAAAAGGTTTTTTGGATGCAAACCGCATTAATCAGGCAAATTTGGTGGAGTGGTTGCGTGGTTTTGGTGAAAGGTTGCTAGCTTCAGCTACAGAGAATGATGAGTTAGCAACGCGGATGATGCGACTGGGTGAGTTGAGTGTTGGGGAAGTTAGTGATGTTGCTTATGATATCGGCAGGCGGTTGTTGAGGTGGGAGGAAGAAACGAACCGCCAAGACGCAGAGGACGCGGAGGAAGAAGCAGCGATAAATATTACAGATGATGCGCAAGCTTGGTTTAATCAAGGTAATGAGCAATTTATATCAGGGGATTTTGTAGGTGCGATCGCATCTTATGACAACGCCCTCAAATTCAAACCCGACTTCTACGAAGCTTGGATCAGCCGGGGTGTGGCGCTGGATAATTTAGGGCAATTTGAAAGTGCGATCGCATCTTATGACAACGCCCTTAAATTCAAACCCGACTACCACGAAGCTTGGTACAACCGGGGTGTGGCGCTGGGTAATTTAGGGCAATTTGAAAGTGCGATCGCATCTTATGACAACGCCCTCAAATTCAAACCCGACTTCTACAAAGCTTGGATCAACCGGGGTGTGGCGCTGGATAATTTAGGGCAATTTGAAAGTGCGATCGCATCTTATGACAACGCCCTCAAATTCAAACCCGACTTCTACAAAGCTTGGATCAACCGGGGTGTGGCGCTGGATAATTTAGGGCAATTTGAAAGTGCGATCGCATCTTATGACAACGCCCTCAAATTCAAACCCGACTTCTACGAAGCTTGGATCAACCGGGGTGTGGCGCTGGTTAATTTAGGGCAATTTGAAAGTGCGATCGCATCTTATGACAACGCCCTCAAATTCAAACCTGACTACCACGAAGCTTGGTACAACCGGGGTAATGCAGCAGGAAATTCGGTTAGTTGCGATCAATTGTTGGCTTTTTCTAGTACCATTGCTACACAAAATCCTCAGCTTAACCAGCGTGGCTATGAGGGAAGAGTGGCTAGCTATGAAGAAGGTTTGAAGTATTGCCAACAAAATACTCACCCAGAAGGTTGGGGTATATTGCATCAAGCAATAGGTAATGCTCACTATTTCCGAGGGCGAGGAGATTCTCACCCCCGCAGTTATTGGTACAAAGCTGTTAAAAGCTACAATGAGGCACTAAAAACCCTGACAGCAGAAGATTTTCCTGAGTTGCATCTGGAAGTTTTGCGCTATTTAATTCGCGTCCAGTTGAATTTGGGGGAAAAGGCTAAAGCCGAAGAACTCCAGCGACGGGGTAAAGATGTTTTGCGGCGCTTGCTGGATGAGTGCAAAAGTCCTGCTAAGAAACAGCAGCTAGCTTTGAAGCTCGCAGGTTTTCAGCAGTTTACTGTTGATTTAGCAGTACAGTCAGGAGACTGGTGTGCTGCATTGGAATTAGCAGAACAGGGAAAAAATGCTTGCTTGTCTTGGCTGCTAGATGGGTGGAGTGATGAGTCTCCCAAATGGGTAGAGATGAAAGAATTACTCAATCCCAATACTGCCATAGTTTATTGGCATCTCAGTCCAGCAGCTTTACATACTTTCATCCTCAAGCACAACACCCCATCACCCCTTGTCTTGGGAGAAACGCTTCTGAATCCAACGCAACGCCTACGTGACTTTGAAAACTGGGTAAAAACTTGGAATGAAAAATACGCCGATTATCGCAAAGGTAAAGACAAGCAGAGTGCAGAAGCAGAAACTTGGCGCGACAAGTTACCCGCAATGCTTAACGAACTGGATAAGATTCTCGATATCAATGCTGTTGTCTCTCAAATCTCAGATATTACCCAGCTAATTCTCATTCCTCACCGCGACTTACACCGCTTTCCTCTCCATGCACTGTTTCCTCCTGAATTTACCATCAGCTATTTACCCAGCGCTCAAATTGGTATTAACTTGCAAAAACTAAGACAAACAAATTTAGGAACAATTCACGAACTACCTTTACTTAGCGTAGAATACCCCAACAGTAAAGATTTGCCCCAGCTACCTCATGCAGTTCTAGAATCTGCTGTCATTACCCAGTTATTTAACAATCCAAAAACGCAGGAAATTCCTGGAGAAGATGCCACAAATGCAACAGTTAAAACATCTCTAAAAGACGGTTATAACGTATTTCACTTTACAGGACACAGCACTTATAATTTCCATAATCCCAAAAAATCTGCTTTAGCTCTTAGCGGTGAAGAATTTCTCACCCTAGAGGAAATTTGTAATATTGAGAATCTCAGTAAATATCAACTAGTCAGCCTTTCATCTTGTGAAACTGCAATTACTGGCAATCAAACAATCACTGCCGAATATGCAGGTTTAGTCAGTGCTTTTCTGTCTCAAGGTGTGACAGATGTGGTTAGCAGCTTGTGGAGTTTAACTGATGAGGCGAGTAGTTTTTTGATGATTTACTTTTACTGGCAAATCAAAAAAGGTAAATCCCCAGTCGTCGCTCTCAATCAAGCAACCAAATGGTTACGTAATTTAACATTTAGGAAACTTGAAAGTATTTATCGAGTAATCTTTGCAAAGCTGCCATCAGATGAAACTGTTATCCGCCCTTTTATTAGAAGAAAGCTAAATCAAATGAATGTAATGGAGGTATCAAGTAAGAAACAAAAGCGTTTTGAACATCCATATTATTGGGCAGGTTTTATAAATACAGGCGGATTTAATTTATAA
- a CDS encoding putative ABC-2 type transport system permease protein yields MGIVLSNIIAIYRRELQSYFVSPLAYVIAGIFWFLSGLFLVMILLGPDGILPTIAALDLQGQQLQVPVPPIDVPYEFIRAFLDRMGWLLLFVLPILSMGLYAEERKRGTLELLATSPITNWAVAVGKLLGVLTFFVTMIVPLIAIEAFVISTSNPPMAPTILLLGHFGLILLAAAILSLGMFISSLTDSTILSAVFTFAVILMLLFVDLIAKIVPGPIGEALSYISLLKHFNTLIQGIFDTSAILLFISYIFLGVFLTSQSIDALRFQRQ; encoded by the coding sequence ATGGGTATAGTACTGAGTAATATTATCGCCATTTATCGCCGGGAATTGCAGAGTTACTTTGTATCCCCGTTGGCTTATGTAATTGCTGGCATATTCTGGTTTTTATCTGGGTTGTTCTTAGTCATGATTTTGCTAGGGCCAGATGGAATTTTGCCAACCATCGCCGCTTTAGATTTACAAGGACAACAACTACAAGTACCAGTACCGCCAATCGATGTTCCTTATGAATTTATTCGCGCATTTTTAGACCGCATGGGGTGGCTATTATTATTTGTGCTGCCAATTCTTTCAATGGGACTATATGCGGAAGAACGTAAGCGAGGCACTTTAGAACTGTTAGCAACGTCACCAATTACAAACTGGGCGGTAGCTGTCGGTAAATTATTAGGGGTACTGACTTTTTTTGTCACAATGATTGTGCCCTTAATCGCAATTGAAGCTTTTGTGATTAGTACCTCCAATCCCCCAATGGCACCGACAATTCTTTTGTTAGGACATTTTGGATTAATCTTACTAGCAGCAGCAATTTTATCTTTGGGAATGTTTATTTCATCGTTAACAGACAGTACAATTCTCTCTGCGGTCTTCACCTTTGCAGTCATTTTAATGCTGTTATTCGTTGATTTAATCGCTAAAATCGTCCCTGGCCCAATTGGTGAAGCTTTGAGCTATATTTCTTTGCTGAAGCATTTCAATACTCTTATTCAAGGCATTTTTGATACCAGCGCCATACTTTTATTTATTAGTTACATTTTTTTGGGTGTCTTTCTCACATCTCAATCAATTGATGCATTGCGTTTTCAAAGGCAGTAG